In one window of Duganella dendranthematis DNA:
- a CDS encoding DEAD/DEAH box helicase — translation MHYTVDDVRHGFDRATFSRGASYFDSGMVQSVALDGDVLKGKVAGSSSDFYQQSITLVQRERQVRFKGDCTCPMDYNCKHVVAVLLAADKAGLNAEADAEEDASPAALPFAMSQWLANVSYLADSARRQHSVGKNLRKNDSRAIYVLKPQADTGRMRVNLYKGKMTADGEIRSATAIPDLENFQHKPPAYLRPEDRPIAAMFSGLMNGLWGGGTLDVAADGVAAFLQSATESGVLYLATDNDALRGRLRQLHAGPTRAGRLAWRAEHQRLHLGWAFEDGTAIDYLLPSTPPAYVAGEFIGQLDLPTDLTVLPLTQWLTLVEQAPELPTAQAASLAEELLAAGLESLLPLPQTTSTLLTGLKPTPVLTLQTNPGTGRDVALLGFDYEGQRVGADPRLQLVRISNSGIDTIERNVQDELAVSAALAAAGFMAAPAGATPGTLYLPSDRAWLDFVNNTVPALRQQGWRIDLLPGFRFDLAGIDDWYANVNDGGEGSANNWLELELGIVVNGAPVPLLPVLLQLIRQAPRDFAPAALDIHGDDEALLAALPDGRRVALPWGRVKPILRTLGELYFTDRVGDTLRMTQLDAARLAELETGAQLRWMGGDRLRSLGRKLAAFEQVQPVASPAGLQASLRPYQADGLAWMQFLREYGLAGILADDMGLGKTIQTLSHILVEKESGRLTTPALVVAPTSLMVNWQAEAARFTPGLRVLALTGKDRLQRFSEMAQADLVLTSYALLPRDEDVLRQQRFHLLILDESQYIKNHRSKAAQTAGLLKASHRLCLTGTPMQNHLGELWAQFHFLMPGLLGEEKTFNTQFRKPIEKQGDNARNAFLIRRIKPFLLRRTKDHVAKELPPKTEMVRMVELAGAQRDLYETVRLAMDKKVRDEIARKGVARSQIVILDALLKLRQVCCDPRLLKTATGRKAEASSAKLHVLLELIEELLSEGRKLLVFSQFTSMLALIEEALRERGVPYALLTGDTTDRAAPVAAFQDGQVPVFLVSLKAGGVGLNLTAADTVIHYDPWWNPAVENQATDRAWRIGQDKPVFVYRLIAAGTLEEKIQQLQRAKAGLADAVLAGGDAQGLQITPEDLLSVLSTGIT, via the coding sequence ATGCATTACACCGTAGACGACGTTCGCCATGGTTTTGATCGCGCCACCTTCAGCCGTGGCGCGAGCTATTTCGACAGCGGCATGGTGCAATCCGTGGCGCTGGATGGTGACGTGCTCAAGGGCAAAGTTGCGGGCAGCTCCAGCGATTTCTATCAGCAGTCGATTACGCTGGTGCAGCGCGAACGCCAAGTGCGCTTCAAGGGCGACTGCACCTGCCCGATGGACTACAACTGCAAACATGTGGTGGCCGTGCTGCTGGCCGCCGACAAGGCCGGCTTGAATGCGGAGGCCGATGCGGAAGAGGACGCCTCCCCCGCCGCGCTGCCGTTCGCCATGTCGCAATGGCTGGCCAATGTTTCCTATTTGGCCGACTCGGCGCGCCGCCAGCATAGCGTGGGCAAGAACCTGCGCAAGAACGATAGTCGCGCCATTTACGTGTTGAAACCGCAAGCCGATACCGGCCGCATGCGTGTCAACCTGTACAAGGGCAAGATGACCGCCGACGGCGAGATCCGCTCGGCCACCGCGATTCCCGACCTGGAAAACTTCCAGCACAAGCCGCCGGCCTATCTGCGTCCGGAAGACCGTCCCATCGCCGCCATGTTTAGCGGCCTGATGAACGGTTTGTGGGGCGGCGGCACATTGGACGTGGCCGCTGACGGCGTGGCCGCCTTCCTGCAATCGGCCACCGAGTCCGGCGTGCTGTACCTGGCGACCGACAACGACGCGCTGCGCGGCCGTCTGCGGCAATTGCACGCTGGTCCGACCCGCGCTGGTCGCCTGGCCTGGCGCGCCGAGCACCAGCGCCTGCATCTGGGCTGGGCGTTTGAAGACGGCACGGCAATCGACTATCTGCTGCCGAGCACGCCACCGGCCTACGTCGCCGGCGAATTCATCGGCCAGCTAGACTTGCCTACCGACCTGACCGTACTGCCATTGACGCAATGGCTGACGCTGGTCGAGCAGGCGCCGGAACTCCCCACCGCCCAGGCCGCATCGCTGGCCGAGGAATTGCTGGCCGCCGGCCTGGAAAGCCTGCTGCCCCTGCCGCAGACAACCAGCACCCTGCTGACCGGGTTGAAGCCAACGCCGGTGTTGACCTTGCAAACCAATCCAGGCACCGGCCGCGACGTGGCTTTGCTGGGATTCGACTACGAAGGCCAGCGCGTCGGCGCCGATCCGCGCCTGCAACTGGTGCGCATCAGCAATAGCGGCATCGACACCATTGAGCGCAATGTACAGGACGAGCTGGCGGTATCGGCGGCGCTGGCTGCGGCCGGCTTTATGGCAGCGCCGGCCGGCGCGACACCCGGCACGCTGTATCTGCCGTCCGACCGCGCCTGGCTGGACTTCGTCAACAACACCGTGCCCGCGCTGCGCCAGCAAGGCTGGCGGATCGACCTGCTGCCCGGCTTCCGCTTCGACCTGGCCGGCATTGACGACTGGTACGCCAACGTCAACGATGGCGGCGAAGGTTCCGCCAATAACTGGCTGGAACTGGAACTGGGCATCGTGGTCAACGGCGCGCCGGTGCCGCTGCTGCCGGTGCTGCTGCAACTGATCCGCCAGGCGCCGCGCGATTTCGCTCCGGCGGCGCTGGACATCCACGGCGACGACGAAGCGCTGCTGGCCGCCTTGCCCGACGGCCGGCGTGTGGCGCTGCCATGGGGGCGCGTCAAACCTATCCTGCGCACGCTGGGCGAGCTGTACTTCACCGACCGCGTCGGCGACACGCTGCGCATGACGCAGCTCGACGCCGCCCGTCTGGCCGAACTGGAAACCGGCGCGCAACTGCGCTGGATGGGCGGCGACCGCCTGCGTTCGCTCGGCCGCAAGCTGGCCGCATTTGAGCAGGTGCAGCCGGTGGCCAGTCCGGCCGGACTGCAAGCCAGTCTGCGGCCGTACCAGGCCGACGGGCTGGCATGGATGCAGTTCCTGCGCGAATACGGCCTGGCCGGCATCCTGGCCGACGATATGGGCCTGGGCAAAACCATCCAGACCTTGAGCCACATCCTGGTCGAAAAAGAGTCCGGCCGCCTGACCACGCCGGCGCTGGTGGTGGCGCCGACCAGCCTGATGGTCAACTGGCAGGCGGAAGCCGCCCGCTTCACGCCCGGCCTGCGGGTGCTGGCGCTGACCGGGAAGGACCGCCTGCAACGCTTCAGCGAGATGGCCCAGGCCGACCTGGTGCTGACCTCCTACGCGCTGCTGCCGCGCGACGAGGACGTGTTGCGGCAGCAGCGCTTCCACCTGCTGATCCTGGACGAATCGCAGTACATCAAGAACCACCGCTCCAAGGCGGCGCAGACGGCCGGTCTGCTGAAAGCTAGCCATCGTTTGTGCCTGACCGGTACGCCGATGCAAAATCACCTGGGCGAACTGTGGGCGCAATTTCACTTCCTCATGCCAGGCCTGTTGGGCGAGGAAAAAACCTTCAATACCCAGTTCCGCAAGCCGATTGAAAAGCAGGGCGACAACGCCCGCAACGCCTTCCTAATCCGCCGCATCAAGCCCTTTCTGCTGCGGCGGACCAAGGACCATGTGGCCAAGGAACTGCCGCCGAAAACCGAAATGGTGCGCATGGTGGAACTGGCCGGCGCACAGCGCGACCTGTACGAAACGGTACGGCTGGCGATGGACAAGAAAGTGCGCGACGAAATCGCCCGCAAAGGCGTGGCGCGCAGCCAGATCGTCATCCTCGACGCGCTGCTCAAGCTGCGCCAGGTGTGCTGCGATCCACGTCTGCTGAAAACCGCCACCGGACGCAAGGCTGAGGCCTCGTCGGCCAAGCTGCACGTGCTGCTGGAACTGATCGAGGAGTTGCTTTCCGAAGGCCGCAAGCTGCTGGTGTTCTCGCAGTTCACCAGCATGCTGGCGCTGATCGAGGAGGCGCTGCGCGAACGCGGCGTGCCGTATGCGCTGCTGACCGGCGACACCACCGACCGCGCGGCGCCGGTGGCGGCGTTTCAGGATGGGCAAGTGCCGGTGTTCCTGGTCAGCCTGAAGGCGGGCGGCGTTGGCCTGAACCTGACGGCGGCCGACACCGTGATCCACTACGACCCGTGGTGGAATCCGGCGGTGGAAAACCAGGCCACCGACCGCGCCTGGCGCATCGGCCAGGACAAGCCGGTGTTTGTCTACCGCCTGATCGCGGCCGGCACGCTGGAGGAAAAAATCCAGCAACTGCAACGCGCCAAGGCCGGCCTGGCCGACGCCGTGCTGGCCGGTGGCGACGCGCAAGGCTTGCAGATCACGCCAGAAGACCTGCTCAGCGTGTTGTCGACCGGGATTACCTAG
- a CDS encoding type 1 glutamine amidotransferase domain-containing protein — MTKALQDKRIAVLMTDGVEQVEYTGPREFLEQQGAKVTLISPKAKGEQVQGFNHADPADKFTVELTVSEARPGDFDALVLPGGVSNPDALRLEKDAIDFIRNFGREDKLIAAICHGPWTLIDAELVKGKQITSWPSLQRDLQNAGADWRDEQVVVDGKLITSRKPDDIPAFNQAIQQALTA; from the coding sequence ATGACCAAGGCATTGCAAGACAAACGCATCGCAGTCCTGATGACCGACGGCGTGGAGCAGGTGGAATACACCGGTCCGCGCGAATTCCTGGAGCAGCAGGGCGCCAAGGTAACGCTGATTTCGCCCAAGGCCAAGGGTGAGCAGGTACAGGGCTTTAACCACGCCGATCCGGCCGACAAATTTACCGTCGAGCTGACCGTGAGCGAGGCCCGTCCAGGCGACTTCGACGCGCTGGTGCTGCCGGGCGGCGTGTCCAATCCGGACGCGCTGCGCCTGGAGAAGGACGCCATCGACTTTATCCGCAACTTCGGCCGTGAAGACAAGCTGATCGCCGCCATCTGCCACGGGCCATGGACGCTGATCGACGCCGAGTTGGTGAAGGGCAAGCAGATCACCAGCTGGCCGTCGCTGCAACGCGACCTGCAAAACGCCGGCGCCGACTGGCGTGACGAACAGGTGGTGGTTGACGGCAAATTGATCACCAGCCGCAAGCCGGACGACATTCCAGCCTTCAACCAGGCCATCCAGCAGGCGCTGACCGCCTAA
- a CDS encoding substrate-binding periplasmic protein: protein MLAPTDQAMPIARFQNGAVAGGIVKDFGDVLAQRLGRRAVYLSADSPEVRPALSSGRADGMCYVTPFWIDGDYHWSVALFPDAEMIAARVDMPHLRSLKDLRDKPVGTVVDYRYQRVEQVLGQRFRRVDVANMEANIQQMIAGKVPYTMISEATLNYQSRIHPGMKVRGDLVFSAYKAQCAFSQKSQVPFNEISRVIDTLIKDGSVEQILARYR from the coding sequence ATGCTGGCGCCTACCGATCAGGCCATGCCGATCGCGCGTTTCCAGAACGGCGCGGTGGCCGGCGGCATCGTCAAGGATTTCGGCGACGTGCTGGCGCAGCGTCTCGGCCGCCGCGCCGTCTACCTCAGCGCCGACAGCCCCGAAGTCAGGCCGGCGCTCAGCAGCGGCCGCGCGGACGGCATGTGCTATGTAACGCCGTTCTGGATCGATGGCGACTACCACTGGAGCGTGGCGCTGTTCCCGGATGCGGAAATGATCGCGGCCCGCGTCGACATGCCGCACCTGCGCTCCCTCAAGGATTTGCGGGACAAGCCGGTCGGCACGGTGGTCGACTACCGCTACCAGCGCGTGGAGCAGGTGCTGGGCCAGCGTTTCCGCCGCGTTGATGTGGCGAATATGGAAGCCAACATCCAGCAAATGATCGCCGGTAAAGTGCCGTACACGATGATCAGCGAGGCCACGCTGAACTACCAGAGCCGCATCCACCCCGGCATGAAGGTGCGCGGCGATCTGGTGTTTTCGGCCTACAAGGCGCAGTGCGCGTTCTCGCAAAAGTCGCAGGTGCCGTTCAACGAGATTTCACGCGTGATCGACACGCTCATCAAGGATGGCAGCGTCGAACAGATCCTGGCGCGCTACCGCTAA
- a CDS encoding DHA2 family efflux MFS transporter permease subunit, which produces MSVTMPAAAAPWAPPQLTMNQKVLAFATMCVGMFIALLDIQIVSASLRDIGGGLSAGADDTVWVQTSYLIAEIIVIPMSGWLSRVFSTRWLFAGSAAGFTVASMLCGMAWDINSMIAFRALQGFIGGSMIPMVFTTAFYFFAGKQRVIAAATVGALASLAPTLGPTVGGWITDHFSWHWLFFINLGPGIFVAVVVPMLVKIDRPNLNLIKDADYFGIVLMSLFLGCLEYTLEEGPRLDWFGDHVILTTAWISGLAGVGFIWRTLTYAHPIVDLRALKDRNFALGCFFSFITGIGIFATIYLTPLFLGRVRGFSALEIGLAVFSTGVFQIMSIPLYSWLANRVDLRWLMMVGLAMFAVSMWNFAPITHDWGADQLMLPQALRGMGQQFAVAPTVTLTLGGLAPDRLKLASGLFNLMRNLGGAIGIAACATIINDRTNLHFQRLAEHLNASNDAMGQMLSGAGSNLLAWGLDNGNAQAGALRQLWTLTLREAQTQTFGDVFLCVMVCFVLAFAMVPLMRKIAPPKAPSADAH; this is translated from the coding sequence ATGAGTGTCACCATGCCTGCCGCCGCTGCGCCCTGGGCGCCGCCGCAACTGACCATGAACCAGAAGGTGCTGGCTTTCGCCACCATGTGCGTCGGCATGTTCATCGCGCTGCTGGACATCCAGATCGTCTCCGCCTCGCTGCGCGACATCGGCGGCGGGCTGTCGGCCGGCGCCGATGACACGGTGTGGGTACAAACCAGCTACCTGATCGCAGAAATCATCGTCATCCCGATGTCCGGCTGGCTGTCACGGGTGTTCTCCACGCGCTGGCTGTTTGCCGGATCGGCGGCCGGCTTCACCGTCGCCAGCATGTTGTGCGGCATGGCGTGGGACATCAACAGCATGATCGCCTTCCGCGCGCTGCAAGGCTTTATCGGCGGTTCTATGATCCCGATGGTGTTCACCACCGCGTTCTACTTCTTCGCCGGCAAACAGCGTGTCATCGCCGCCGCCACCGTCGGCGCACTGGCCTCGCTGGCGCCTACGCTCGGTCCCACCGTGGGCGGCTGGATCACCGACCATTTCAGCTGGCACTGGCTGTTCTTCATCAATCTGGGGCCGGGGATATTTGTGGCCGTGGTAGTGCCGATGCTGGTCAAGATCGACCGGCCCAACCTGAACCTGATCAAGGACGCCGACTACTTCGGCATCGTGCTGATGTCGCTGTTCCTCGGCTGCCTGGAATACACGCTGGAAGAAGGCCCGCGCCTGGACTGGTTCGGTGACCATGTGATCCTCACCACCGCGTGGATTTCCGGCCTGGCCGGCGTTGGCTTCATCTGGCGCACGCTGACCTATGCGCATCCCATCGTCGACCTGCGCGCACTCAAGGACCGCAACTTCGCGCTGGGCTGCTTCTTTTCCTTCATCACCGGCATCGGCATCTTTGCCACGATTTATCTGACGCCGCTGTTCCTAGGCCGCGTGCGGGGTTTCAGCGCGCTGGAAATCGGCCTGGCCGTGTTCTCCACCGGCGTATTCCAGATCATGTCGATCCCGCTGTATTCGTGGCTGGCCAACCGCGTAGATCTGCGCTGGCTGATGATGGTGGGGCTGGCCATGTTCGCCGTCTCGATGTGGAACTTCGCGCCGATCACCCATGACTGGGGCGCGGACCAGCTGATGCTGCCGCAAGCCTTACGCGGCATGGGCCAGCAGTTCGCCGTCGCGCCGACCGTCACGCTGACGCTGGGCGGGCTGGCGCCGGACCGTTTGAAGCTTGCCTCGGGCCTGTTTAACCTGATGCGCAACCTGGGCGGCGCAATCGGCATCGCCGCCTGCGCCACCATCATCAACGACCGCACCAACCTGCATTTCCAGCGGCTGGCCGAGCATCTGAATGCCAGCAACGACGCGATGGGGCAGATGTTGTCCGGCGCCGGCAGCAATCTGCTGGCGTGGGGGCTGGACAACGGCAATGCGCAAGCCGGCGCCTTGCGGCAGCTATGGACGCTGACGCTGCGCGAGGCGCAAACGCAAACCTTCGGCGACGTCTTCCTATGCGTGATGGTGTGCTTTGTGCTGGCGTTTGCGATGGTGCCGCTGATGCGCAAGATCGCGCCGCCGAAAGCACCGTCAGCCGATGCGCACTAA
- a CDS encoding HlyD family secretion protein: protein MSTAPNRKRLITRVVIAVVAIGAAFFGYGWWHNGRFVEETDDAYIGGNVTVVAPKVAGYITRLEVSDNQQVHAGDVIARLDDRDYRAALAKAEGVVAAAQASLANLDATRQLQDAVIGQARAGVSASSAETSRARDDQTRYQNLSAKAAVSLQSSQKADAEYKQALAGDQKAQAQLVAAQRELDVIGTRKQQAQAALEQAIAERDLARLNLEYTVLRAPIDGVVGNRRAREGAYATVGSQLLAIVPSQGLWVDANFKEGQLARFKPGLRATVVADVMPGHVFHGTVASLAPATGAQFSVLPPENATGNFTKIVQRVPVRIVLDEVDGRLGVLRPGLSVNAEIDVRVAGGQP from the coding sequence ATGAGCACCGCACCAAACCGCAAACGCCTGATTACGCGCGTCGTGATTGCCGTCGTCGCCATCGGTGCGGCCTTTTTCGGTTATGGCTGGTGGCACAACGGCCGCTTCGTGGAGGAGACCGACGACGCCTACATCGGCGGCAACGTGACGGTGGTCGCGCCCAAGGTGGCCGGCTATATCACGCGGCTGGAAGTCAGCGACAACCAGCAGGTGCACGCTGGCGACGTCATCGCGCGTCTGGATGACCGCGACTATCGCGCGGCACTGGCCAAGGCGGAAGGCGTGGTGGCGGCGGCGCAGGCTTCGCTGGCCAATCTGGACGCCACCCGCCAGCTGCAGGATGCGGTGATCGGCCAGGCCCGCGCCGGCGTCTCCGCCAGCAGTGCCGAAACATCGCGCGCGCGCGATGACCAGACGCGCTACCAGAACCTGTCCGCCAAGGCCGCCGTGTCGCTGCAAAGTTCGCAGAAGGCCGATGCGGAATACAAGCAGGCGCTGGCCGGCGACCAGAAAGCACAGGCGCAGTTGGTCGCCGCGCAGCGTGAGCTGGACGTGATTGGCACCCGCAAGCAGCAGGCGCAGGCCGCGCTGGAACAGGCCATCGCGGAGCGCGACCTGGCCAGGCTGAATCTGGAATACACGGTGCTGCGCGCGCCGATCGATGGCGTAGTCGGCAATCGCCGCGCGCGTGAAGGGGCGTACGCCACGGTGGGCAGCCAGCTGCTGGCCATCGTACCGTCGCAGGGCTTGTGGGTGGATGCCAACTTCAAGGAGGGCCAACTGGCGCGCTTCAAGCCTGGCCTGCGCGCGACGGTGGTGGCGGATGTGATGCCGGGTCACGTATTCCACGGCACGGTGGCCAGCCTGGCGCCTGCCACCGGCGCGCAGTTCAGCGTGCTGCCACCGGAAAACGCCACCGGCAACTTCACCAAGATCGTCCAGCGCGTGCCGGTGCGGATTGTGCTCGATGAGGTGGATGGCCGACTGGGCGTGCTGCGTCCCGGCCTGTCGGTCAACGCGGAGATCGATGTGCGCGTCGCCGGTGGCCAGCCATGA
- a CDS encoding winged helix-turn-helix transcriptional regulator, with amino-acid sequence MLKTNLSAMPCPIARSLDRVGEWWSIMILRECFYGETRFDGFKKSLGIAPNMLTRRLNDLVESGLLERRRYSDKPPRDEYLLTESGRDFRPVMLAMLAWGNKHFAPEGKTVILRDSVTGAEADPVLVDANTGIPISLARHFAAAGPAATESTHLRMQRAAARRAAATSGEPA; translated from the coding sequence ATGCTGAAGACGAATCTGAGCGCCATGCCATGTCCAATCGCGCGCAGCCTGGACCGGGTGGGCGAGTGGTGGAGCATCATGATCCTGCGCGAATGCTTCTACGGCGAGACGCGCTTTGACGGCTTTAAGAAAAGCCTGGGCATTGCGCCCAATATGCTGACCCGCCGTCTCAACGACCTGGTGGAATCCGGCTTGCTGGAGCGCCGCCGCTATTCCGACAAGCCGCCGCGCGACGAATATCTGCTGACCGAATCCGGCCGCGATTTCCGTCCAGTGATGCTGGCCATGCTTGCCTGGGGCAACAAGCACTTCGCACCGGAAGGCAAGACCGTCATCCTGCGCGATAGCGTGACCGGCGCGGAAGCCGATCCAGTACTGGTGGACGCCAACACCGGCATTCCTATCAGCCTTGCGCGCCACTTCGCAGCCGCCGGTCCGGCCGCCACCGAATCCACCCATCTGCGCATGCAGCGCGCCGCCGCACGCCGCGCCGCCGCCACTTCCGGAGAGCCAGCATGA